The Gloeomargarita lithophora Alchichica-D10 genomic sequence TGCTCAGAGTAACCCTGACCCCAACCAGCAACGGATTCCCCAACCCCAGCAGGTGCAACCCATTCCTCCGGCTCCCCAGCGGCCGGAAACCCCTTTTGTGCCGGGGGCGGTACCGGGGAATCCCGACCAACTGGTGGTGGTGGAAGCCCTGGACGTGGTGGGCAGTACAATCCTCACCCCCAAGGAAATTGCCAAACTGGTGGAGCCGGTCTTGTATCGCGAAGTTACCCTGCGGCAGGTGCAGGATGTGGCGGATGCGATTACCAAAATCTATGTGGATGGGGGGTATATCACCTCCCGGGCGGCGATTGCGTCCGAGACGATCCCCTCCGGGAAACTGCGGATTGATGTCACGGAAGGCCGGTTGGTGGATATTCAAATCACCGGCAATCAACGGTTATTTACCAGCTATATCCGGGATCGCCTGAAACTGGGGGCAAACACCCCCTTGAATAGCAATGCCCTGGAAGACCAGTTGCGGTTATTGAAAGCGGTGCCCTACCTGGAAAATGTGGAAGCCAGCCTGCGCCCGGGGGAAAAACCGGGGGAAAGTATCCTGGTGGTGCGGGTGCAGGAGGACAAGCAACCTTTTGTCATGTCCTTTGGGGTGGATAATTATGTGCCGCCGAGTATTGCCACCCAACGGGGGTATGTGTCCCTGGGGTATCAAAACCTGAGTGGCATTGGGGATGAAATTTTTGGTTCCTACACGGTGGGGTTAAATTTCACCGATTGGGAACGGGCGGCGTTGAATGAATACAATTTCACCTACCGGGCACCGATTAACCCGATGGATGGGACGGTGCAAGCCCGGGTGTTGGTGACCAATAACCAGATTACGGATGAGAATTTTGAGGTTCTCAATATCAGCGGTGAATCCCAGTTGTACGAGTTTAGTTTTCGGCAACCGATTATTCGCAGTGTGCGCCAGGAATTAGCCTTGTCAACGGGGTTTACCTGGCAACAGTCCCAGACCTTTACCTTCGCCGGGCCGACCCCCTTTGGTTTAGGGCCGGATGAACAGGGCTTTAGCCGTACCAGTGTGTTGAAATTTGGCACGGATTATATCTATCGGGATGGCACAGGGGCGTGGTTGGCTCTGGGGCAGTTTAATCTGGGGTTGCCTATTTTTAGCGCCACCGAAAATACGGATGGCCCGATTCCTGGTCGGATTATTCCCGATGGCCGGTTTTTTAGCTTCCAGGGGCAGGGACAACGGGTGCAGAATTTGGGTAATGATTTTCTGTTGATTGTGCGGGGGGATATGCAACTCGCCGCCACGCCGCTTTTAGCCCAACAGCAGTTTGTGATTGGGGGTGCCCAGTCCGTGCGGGGGTATCGGCAAAACGCCCGGGCGGGGGACAATGGTTTTCGGATTTCGATTGAATCGCGGGTGCCGATGGCGCGGGACAAAAATGGGCAGGTATTTTTCCAGTTGGCACCGTTTATCGAATTTGGCCGGGTCTGGAATAATCCCGCCAACCCCAATATCCTGGTGGCTCCCAACACTTTAGCGGGGATTGGCACCGGCTTTATTTGGAATCCGGTTCAGGGGATGGATGTGCGGTTAGACCTGGGCGCACCCTTGATTTACAACGAAGACCGGGGGAGGGATGCCCAGGATTATGGTATTTATTTCAATGTGAATTACCGGGCATTTTAAGGGTTTGGGTAACGTTGCGCCTGAAGCATCTCATTCGCTCATTTGGGGCAAGACGGTGCCCGTAAGATTGGCTCCTTCCAGGCAGGTTTGTTGCATCTGGGCTTGCCAGAGATTCGCCCCGGTGAGGTTGGCCTGCTCAAAATTGGCCTGATTCAATACCGCTCCGTGCAGATTGGTGGCGTAGAGGATGGCTTCTTTGAGGTCGGCACTGGTGAGGTTGGCACCGGCAATCAGGGCTTCACTCAGGTCGGCTCCCCGCAAACGGGCTTGGTACAAGGTAGCGGAACTGAGATTGGCGCCCATGAGTTGACTGCCATTCAGGTTGGCTTGGCTGAGGTTGGCACCGATCAAGTTGACACCGCCGAGGCTGGCTTCCCGCAGGTTGGTTTTCACCATTTCCGCCCCCACTAGGTTGGCACCGGCGAGTTTTGCCCCAATCAACAAACAGCCGCTCAAATCCGCCAGCATCAGGTCAGCACGGGATAAATTCACGCCCTCCAGGTTGGCACCCTGGAGGTTGCACCCGATCAGGTTAATGCCGGTAAAGTCCCGTTCCCCGGCGGCATAACGTTGGAGGAGTTGATTGGCCTGGGCAACCGGGTCGGCCAGTTGGTCGATCACCTGTTCCGGCTCTGGAGGCAGGGTGGCTTCCGGGGCAATGGGTTCTGGGGGCGGGGGGGTGGGGCTAACCACCGCTAGATCGCTCCGCAGGGGCGCATAGCGGCTGACCAGTTTGAACAATTCTTCCGGCGTGACCGGTTTTTTGAGCATTTCGGTCACCCCCACCAACCGGGCGCGGGTGCGGTTGACGATGCTTTCGTGGGCGGTGACTAGGAAAATCGGGGTGTCTTTGAATACGGAAGTTTTACGCAAAAGGCCGCAGAGTTCGTAGCCATTCACATCGGGCATCACCCAATCCATCAGGATCACGTCCGGTTTGGCCTCCAATAGATTGGCCATCTGCATCATCGGTTCGGCGACGGTCATCACCCGATACCCGGCGCGGCTGAGACTGGTTTCCAGGATTTTTAACATCACCGGGCTGTCGTCTAAACAGGCCACCAGGGGTTGATGGGCATTGCTGACCGTTGGCGCACCAGGGGGGGGCGGTGGGGGGGCGGAGCTACGTTCTGCCACTGGAGCGGGCAGGTCGGGGAGAGTTTGCCATTCGATCCACCCCTGCTGTACCCAGGTAACGATGGGTTGCACCGTGGCTTGCAGGGATTTCCGGGTCAAGCCCATCACATCCCAGAGGGTATTTTGACCGTTGAGTAAGGTGACCCAATTGGCCCCCCCCGGTTGCTCTTGAATTTTGTCCGCCTGCCGCACCACCGGGGCTAAATCCGGGGAGAGTTCCTGGGTAACATTTTGCAGTTGTTTAATGCCCGTCGCTTGCCACTGTTGTTGGAGTTGTTCCACTTCTCCCAAGACCCGCTCCACCTGCAACAGGGCAATTTGGGTGCCCAACCCCTGCCCGGCCTGAAGGGTCAAGGTCAAATGTTCCTGCCCCACCAGGGCGAACAAAACCTCCAGCACACTGGCCAGGATTACGGCCTTGGCCTGGGAAGGGGTTAAGCGGCCATTGGCCGTGCCTTGCACCAGACTGTGATATTCCCAGGGGGCGGCATTCCCCAAGGTACTCCAGTCCGGCTGAAACTGGGGACAATGGGCTTTCAGTACCCGTTGCCACCGCCGCCCCCGATGGACACCGCCGGTCGCATACAGCAGTCGCCCCATAAACAGGTAGAGCCACCACTGTTGCCCGTTTCCCTGCACCACCACCGTCCCGGTCACTTGGCGTTGTTGCAACGCCATCAATTCCTGGCCTACATCTTGAGTCACCGTTCTACCCCTACCCAAAGCCCTAGTATCAGATTAGCGGTTCTCACCCTAGGTACACCACATAATTCAGCGGGGAATTGACCCAATCTCAAGCCAGCCCTAGGACAATCCGGCGACTGGTGAAGCCATGCGGGCGACCCGCGGCAGTTCCAAGGTCAATCCCTGACCCAAGAGCAGTCGCCCCTCCAGCCGCTCTACCAGCATTTGCGCCACATATAAACCCATCCCCGGTCGGGTCGGCCCCAGGGGATACCAAAGTTCCCCTAAATCCAATTCCGGCACCCCAATTTGTAATCCCGTACCCCCCGGCCAACCCCGCACCTGCACCTGGGTATCCCCCGGCGTATGGGTCAGGGCATAATCCAACACCTGCACCAAAATCGGCACCAATAACTCCGGGTCACTCCACACCGGCGACAGTTCCTGGATGCGCCAGTCCACCCGGTTCCCCCCAGGCTGCAACGCCAACTCCAGCATCACCTCCGGCACCAACTCCGCCACCCGCACCGGGCGAAAATGCCCCGGCTGTACTTGCCACCGGGAGACAGCCAGCACCGCTTCTACCAAGGCCGACAACTGCGTCACCTGGGTCTGGACAATTTCCAAAAAATGGCGGGTCTGGGCATAACTGAAATGGCTTTGGGAGTGCAATAACGTATCCACAAACCCCTTGATACTGGTCAACGGAGTCCGCAATTCGTGGCTAATCGTATCAATAAATTCCTGTTGGGATTGCTCCAAATCCCGGCTATGTTCCGGCACAAAACTCCACACCAACCCCCCCTGGGTTTCCTGGGGGAACTTCTGCACCAAGACCCGCATCATCAACCAACCCGCTGGCGTGGATAAGCGCACCCGTCCCCCCGCCTCCTGCCACCGCAAATAGGTCGCCAATTCCGGCCAAAATTCCGTAATGCTATTGCCCTGTACCTGCTGGGGATCAAGGCAAAACCAATCCGCCATCACCTGATTGCAGTGGAAAATCCGTCCCTGCTCCTGGGTCAAGACTACCCCAATGGGTAAACAATTTATCAGACCGGAACTAAAATCCATCGCACGCCTGGGGGGATATTTAATCCAGTGTAATAACCCCGTTGCAAGGCGCAGAAATTCTCTACGGAAAAACTTAATAGCTCCGAAGGAATTATTAAGCTCAACAGGTATTATTCTGAGTATTTATACAGCCCCCCTACAGCCGCACCCTGGGGTCAATGAATGCGGTCAACACATCAATTAAAATACTCAAAACCACCACCACCACCGCCAAAAACACCACAATTCCCTGCACCGTGGGATAGTCCCGCAGATTGATCGCCTCGTACAAACGATTCGCCAACCCCGGCCAGGAAAACGTCACCTCCGTGACAATCGCGCCCCCCAATAGCGAGGCCAAGGTTAGCCCCAACAACGCCACCACCGGAATCAACGCATTGGGTAAAACGTGATGCCAAAGTAGCCACCCCGGCGGAATCCCCCGTGCCCTGGCCGCCTCCACATAATCCCCCCGCCAGCCCGCCCGCACCTGCACCCGCACCATCCGTTCAAACAACCCACTTAGCACCAGCCCCAAGGTCAAACTGGGCAAAGCCAAATGGTGCAAAGCAATCCCCAACTGGCGCCAGTTTCCCGCCAGCAAACTATCCAGCACATACAAACCCGTCGGCCCAGCGGGAGCCACCTCCTGCAAGGGAAAGCGCACCCCCAAGGGAAACCAGCCCCAACCGACACTCAGCCATAACTGCAACAACATTCCCAGCCAAAACAGGGGCACCGCATAGCTCACCAGGCTAAATACCTTGCCCCCCATCGCCAATGGGCTAGACTCCGGGCGACTGCCGGTGATTAACCCCAGTCCCACCCCCAACCCAGCGGCCACCCCAAACCCCGCTACTCCCAACTCCACCGTGGCCGGGAGATAAGCGGTAATAATATCCCCCACGGTGCGCCCCGGCTCCGTCAGCGATGTGCCCAAATTCCCCTGGATCAACTGCCCCAGATAGCGCAGATATTGCATGAGCAAGGGCTGATCCAACCCCAACTGCACCCGCAATGCCTCCTTCACCTGCGCCGGTGCCCGCCCCCCATAAATCGCATCCACTGGGTCGCCCGGTGTCGCCCGCAACAGCAAAAAAACCACCGTCACCACCGTCCAGAGCATCACCGGTGCCAGGAGCAACCGCCCCAGCAGGTAATTTTGTATCTGTTGCCACCGTCCCACCACGCTTGCCCCAAACAGGTCACAATAGAAAGCATAACCAAAGTGAACCATCGTAACCCCTGCATGATGTTTATTGACTGGGCGGAACAAATCCGTTGCATTGACACAACCCTCTCCAAACGGCACCTTGACCTTGACCCGGCGGGTTATTTCATCATTTATATTGACCCCCAGGAAGGGTATATCTACGCCAAGTGGTTCACCAATGCTATTGACAAACGGGGCTTAGCCCTTGACCCCAGCACCGGCCAACCCATTCCCGCCCGGGGGGGAGTCAAACGGGAACCCAACCATATCTTTCGGGGACGCACCGCTAAGGAACTGTGTGTGGAAATTTTTGAAGAATGTCATACCTTTCAGCCGGTCAGCCAACTCGGCCATGCGGCCTACCTGGGGCGGGAATTCCTGCGGGCGGAAATGGCCCTAGTCCAGGGCACCGCCTACACGCAAGATTAACCTGTGACAGCCGTTGGACTGACCAACATTTTACTGACCAATGACGACGGCATTGATGCGCCCGGGTTGCAGGTCTTAGCGCAAGTTTTACCTGGGGCTTTGGTGGTGGCTCCCCAGGCGCAATTTTCCGGGTGTGGCCACCGGATCACCACCGGGCGACCAATTCTATTTGAGCAACGCACCTCCCACCGCTACGCCGTCCAGGGCACCCCCGTGGATTGCGTGCGACTCACCCTCGCCCACTGGCAACCCGACACCGCCTGGGTACTGGCCGGGGTCAACCAGGGAGCCAATTTGGGCGTAGATGTCTATCAATCGGGCACCGTGGCCGCCGTGCGGGAAGCGGCCTTGCATCGCATCCCCGCCATTGCCCTGTCCCAATACCAGCAACGGGGCACAGAAATTGATTGGCAACGCACCCAACGCTGGAGCGAGAAAGTCCTGCAAATTTTATTCCAAAAACCCGCCCCCGGATGCTTTTGGAACGTGAATTTTCCCCACCTGGAACCCACCGCCCCGGAACCGGAACTGGTGTTTTGCCCCCCCTGCACCCAGCCCTTGCCGATGCAGTACCAAGCCACCCCCCAGGGATTTGTGTATCAAGGGGTGTATCAACAACGTCCCTACGACCCAGCCGCCGATGTAGCCGTATGTTTTCGGGGGCACATTGCCATTAGCCAAATGGGACTCGGCTAATTCCCCCAATGGATCAACCCCAACTCCAAAGGGTTGCTCAAGTCCGGGTGGTGGGGCAATAACCGCACCGCAAACCCCTGCAACCCACTGCTGGCGTAGCTAATTTCGCCCGTGTAGGCGTAATACCCATCCCCCTGTTGGCCTGGACAGGTCATGGGCACCACTTGCCCAACGGGGATATTGCCCGTGGCATCCACTTCCCCCTGGTACAACTGCACCTGCACCTCCGCAGGCGTGAGTTCCCCCAAATAAATCCGGGCGGTGACCCCAATCGGTTCATACACCCGCACCTCCTTGGGAGATTGGGCGGTGACATCCTGGATTTTGATCTCGTACCAATGCTGGAATAAACGGGCTTTCCACTGCGCCAACGCCTGTGCCTTGACGTACCCCTGTGCCGATAAGCGTGCCCAGCGGTCACTCACCGGGAAATAGGCGTGCTGGGCGTACTCCTGCACCATCCGCTCCGTATTGAAAAACGGCGTATTGATGCGAATCGAAGCCTTCATCTTGTTCAGCCAGCCCCGGGGCAAACCCTCCTGGTCTCTTTGATAGTACAAAGGCAAGACATCTTCTTCTAAAATTTGGTACAGGGCATTGGCTTCTAGTTCATCCTGGACTTGGGTATCCGTGTATTCCTCTCCCCGGCCAATCGGCCAGCCGGTGGTCACATAGTCCGCCTCCGCCCACCAGCCATCTAAGGTACTCAGGTTGGGCACCCCATTCATGGCCGCCTTCATGCCACTGGTGCCGGAAGCCTCGCGGGGGCGGCGGGGATTATTTAGCCACACATCGCAACCCGCCACCATCAACCGGGCGGTATGAATATCGTAGTTGGGCACAAACACGATCTGCCGTTCCAAGCCCTGTTCTTTCGCAAAGTGGATAATATCCCGGATCATATCCTTGCCTGGATGATCCTTGGGGTGGGCTTTGCCCGCAAACACAAACTGAATCGGGCGTTGCCGGTCCGCCAGCATTTTCAACAACCGCTCCGGGTGGGAGATAAATAAATTCGCCCGTTTGTAGGTGGCAAACCGACGGGCAAAGCCGATGGTCAACGCTTCCGGGTCAAGCACCTCCCGGGTTTTGAGAATCTCCGCCTGGGATGCCCCCCGTTCCTCCCACGCCCGCCGCAGTCGCTCCCGCACGTACAGCACCATCTGCACCTTCGCCCGGTCATGGATGCGCCACAACTCCTCATCCGGGATACTCTCCACCCGCTGCCACTCCGGCGCCGTTGCCGGTAATGCCCACCAATCCGGGCTGATATAACGCTGGTAGAGATTCTGGGTCGCCGGTGCCACACAACTGCGGGCATGAACCCCATTGGTAATCCCCCGAATCGGCACCTCATGTTCCGGGGTCAGCCCCCACAGGGAACCAAACATCTGCCGACTCACCCGGGCGTGCAGTTGACTCACCCCATTGAGCGAACTCGCCATGCGGATGGCAAAAATCGCCATATTAAACGGGGCTTGAAAATCCCCCGTCTGCTCCCTGCCCAGGGAGAGAAACTCCTGCTCCGACAGGCCAAAAAGCTCCCGATACCGCCCCAGGTAATACAGCACTTTGTCCGTCGGAAATAAATCAATCCCCGCTGGCACCGGCGTATGGGTGGTAAACACCTGGCTGGCCTGCACCGCCTCCTTCGCCTGGGCAAAGGTCAACCCCGACTCCTGCATCAGTTCCCGAATCCGCTCCAGGGACAAAAACGCCGAATGCCCCTCATTCATGTGATAGACCGCAGGCTGTAATCCCAACGCCCGCAGGGCTTTGATCCCCCCAATCCCCAAAATCATCTCCTGATGGATGCGTAAATCCACATCCCCGCCGTACAACTGGTCGGTAATGTCCTGGTCGTAGGTATTATTCGGGGGAATGTTTGTATCTAATAAGTACAAGGGCACCCGCCCTACCTGCACCCGCCAAATCCGGGCATACACCACCCGCTGGGGAAAGACCACCTCAATCCGCAGTTCCGACCCATCCGGTCTGCGCTCCAACTGCAAGGGCAAATTATAAAAATCATTGAGGGGATAACGTTCCTGTTGCCACCCATCGGCACTGAGATATTGTTGGAAATAGCCCTGTTGGTACAATAGCCCCACACCCACCAACGGCAAACCCAAATCACTGGCCGATTTCAGGTGATCCCCCGCCAACACCCCCAACCCCCCCGAATAAATGGGCAGAGCGGTGGTGAGGCCAAATTCCGCCGAAAAATAGGCATAACATTCCTGGGTATCCGTCCCCCGGTGCCGCTGGTACCAACTGCGTTCCTGGAGGTACTGCTTTAATTCCGCCTGCGCCCGTTCCAGGTGTGCCAAAAAACCATCATCCGTACTGGCCGCCTGCAGCCGCTCCTGGCTAATCGTCCCCAACATCAACACCGGGTTTTGGCGGCTCTGCTCCCACAAATCCGGGTCTAACCGGCGAAAAAGCTCCTTGACCTCATCGCTCCAATCCCAGTACAGGTTGGTGGCCAGGGGACGCAGGGCTTCCAACGCCGCAGGCAGAGCAGGCGAAACCTTGAAGGTACGAATCGGACGCATGGGTTCACCGGTAACGAAATCTGGTTTTTAGTGTAGCTTGCCCGTCCCCGTCCACAAAATTTCTTAACCCCAACTTCAGACCCGCCTACGCCACAGGCCGTACTTCGGCGCAAAAACCATCACCAATAAAAACACCAGGGTTTGCACTAACACAATACAGCCCCCCGTAGAAGCATCCAGATAATAGCTCAAATACGTTCCCAGCACACTCGAACCCAGCCCCGAAAAAATTGCCAAAATTAACATCCGGTCAAACCGATCCGTGAGTAAATACGCCGTCGCACCGGGGGTCACCAACATGGCGACCACGAGAACAATTCCCACCGCCTGCAACGCCACCACAATCGTCAATGACAATAGGGTGAGCAATACATAATAAAGCCAGTTAATGTCAATCCCAATCGAACGGGCATGGGTCGGGTCAAAACAAAATAAAAGTAAATCATTTTTCAGCACAAAAATCACCGCTAGGGTAAACAGACCAATCACCACCGTCTGAATCACATCCGACGTGGGAATACCCAATAAATTACCAAACAAAATATGTAAAAAATCCACATTACTCGGAGTTTTAGAAATCAGCACCAACCCCAGGGCAAAAAATCCCGTAAACACCAACCCAATCACCGTATCTTCCTTAATCCGGGTTTGACTCTGAATCCAGCCGATGAGTAACACCGAACCCACCCCAAAGATAAACGCCCCCACGGCCAACGGAAAATTGAATACATAGGCCAAAACCACGCCAGGGGTGACCGAATGCGCCACCGCATCCCCCATCAATGCCCAGCCTTTCAAGGTCATATAGCAGGACAAAACCCCACATACCATGCCCACAAAACCACTGACCAGCAGGGCTTTGACCATAAATTCATATTGCAGGGGGGCAGTAATCCAATCCCAGATCATTGCCATTATCCTCAGTGAATATTCGAGTTGGGCGGGCAGTATCCTCCAAAGGTGCGGCTGAGATTTTCCGGGGTGAAAACCTCTTGGGTAGCTCCGTAGGCCAAAATAGTTTGATTGATAAAAATCGTCTGGTCACAAAAGGTAGAAACCGAACTTAAATCGTGGGTAGAAACCAAAATTGTATGGCCGAAACGCCGTAATTCCATCAGTAGTTTGATCATGGTTTGTTCAGTCTTCACATCCACCCCATTAAACGGCTCATCCAAAAGTAAGATATTGGCCTGTTGTGCCAAGGCTCTCGCTAAAAAAGCCCGTTTTTTTTGTCCCCCCGAAAGTTCCCCAATCTGCCGGTCTTTGAGAGCCAGCATATCCACCCGCAGGAGACTGTCTTGGACAATGCGCCGATCCACCGGACGGGGAATGCGTAACCAATTCATATAACCATACCGCCCCATTAGCACCACGTCCTGCACACTCACCGGAAATTGCCAATCTACCTGTTCGGTTTGGGGAATGTAGGCCACTCGGCCTCGTTTTTGCGCCAAACGAATGGGTAATCCCTCAATGGTCACCCGCCCGATCGTGGGGGCAATCAACCCCATGATGGTCTTAAATAGGGTGGATTTACCACTGCCATTCATGCCCACTAGACCGACAATTGAACCCGGTTGGAGGGACAAATTCACCCCATGCAATGCCACTTTATCGTGATAGTTCACGGTGACATTTTCAATATCAACACTCATCATTTGGGGCATGATTTTAGCTCCTTTTATTTTGTTGTAAACCTTGGGTCAATGTGTTTACGTTATGTTCTAAAAGTTGCAGATAGGTGGGGGCGGCACCCGTCGCTGGGGTAAGGGAATCCACATAAAAAACACCCCCGAATGTCACCCCGGCTTCCTTGGCAACTTGTTTTTGTGCCTGGTCATTGACCGTACTTTCACAAAAAACTACCGGCACTTGACTCGCTCGCACTTGGTCAATTGTGTTGCGAATTTGCTGGGGCGTGCCCTCCTGTTCGGCATTGATCGGCCAGAGATAAATTTCTTTAAGATTATAATCCTGCGTGAGATAACTAAAGGCTCCTTCGCAGGACACTAAAACCCTTTGGGAAGCGGGGATCACACTCAGGGACTGCCTAAGTTTTTGGTCTAATTGTTGAATTTCCTGCTGATATTTCTGGGCATTTTGCGTATAAATTGCTTCATTTTCTGGATCAAGATTGACCAGGGCTTGGTGGATATTTTCGATGTAAATTAATGCCAATTGGGGGGACATCCAGGCGTGGGGATTGGGTTGATTTTTGTAGGAACCTTCCTGAATGGGAATCGGGGTAATGCCCTTGCTGAGTGTCACCTGGGGAACATTGCGTAAATTGGTGTAAAATCGCTCCGCCCAGCGCTCTAACCCCAAGCCATTTTCTAAAATTAAATTGGCATTTTGGGCACGGGTAATATCCATCGGGGTAGGTTCATAACCATGAATTTCCGCCCCTGGTTTAGTAATAGATTCCACCCGCACTTTTTCCCCAGCCACTTGGCGGGTCATGTCCGCCAAGACCGTAAACGTCGTTAAAACCACCTTTTCCTGCGCCTGGGGCGGAGTCGGATTGCCCTGACACCCCCACAAGCCCAACAATGCCCCCAAAACCCACCAACCCCGCATCCCCATTTTGACCCCCCGACTTTTCATAATCATTTCACAATGATCACCATAACATACTCGGTTGGGATTTTCATTATTATTTCATGTTTTTAATTTTATGTCATGGCTGACGGTATCAGGGGGCGGGGGTTTTGGCGAGTAGTTCGGCCACCACGCTGAGTAATTCCCCTGGCACGATGGGTTTGACCAGGTAATGGCTGGCACCCAAACTCAAGGCTTTTTGGCGATGGCGGTCGCCGGTGCGGGAGGTAAGCATCATCACCGGGACGGCATAGTGGCGGTCGTGGCTGCGGATGCGTTGCAAAAGACCGTACCCATTCAGGCGGGGCATTTCAATATCGGAAATCACCAGTCCCACCGGGCGGTATTCCTGGCTGAGCCATTCCCAGGCTTCTTGGCCGTCCCGACCGGTTTGCACCTGGTAACCGCTCTGGCGCAACAGCCGTTCCAATAATTGGCGGGTGGCGACGGAATCCTCCGCCACCAGGATCAGGGGGGGGCTAGCGGGGCTAGCCGGGGCAGGGGGCGGGTCTGCGCTCCGGGACAACAGGGGGGATAATTCGCCAGGAATCAGGACGGGGACGACTTCCCCACTGCCCAAAATCGTACAACCGGCCAGGTAGGGGGGCAGGGGCACGGTTTCATCCAGGGATTTGAGGATCAACTGCCGCTCCCCCACCAGTTGTCCCACGGTATAAACAGCGGGTTGGGTCTGCCCCAGCACCAAACCGACGGGTTCCGGTTCCGGGGGGCTGGGACGGCGATAGGGCAAGGCTTG encodes the following:
- the glgP gene encoding alpha-glucan family phosphorylase, encoding MRPIRTFKVSPALPAALEALRPLATNLYWDWSDEVKELFRRLDPDLWEQSRQNPVLMLGTISQERLQAASTDDGFLAHLERAQAELKQYLQERSWYQRHRGTDTQECYAYFSAEFGLTTALPIYSGGLGVLAGDHLKSASDLGLPLVGVGLLYQQGYFQQYLSADGWQQERYPLNDFYNLPLQLERRPDGSELRIEVVFPQRVVYARIWRVQVGRVPLYLLDTNIPPNNTYDQDITDQLYGGDVDLRIHQEMILGIGGIKALRALGLQPAVYHMNEGHSAFLSLERIRELMQESGLTFAQAKEAVQASQVFTTHTPVPAGIDLFPTDKVLYYLGRYRELFGLSEQEFLSLGREQTGDFQAPFNMAIFAIRMASSLNGVSQLHARVSRQMFGSLWGLTPEHEVPIRGITNGVHARSCVAPATQNLYQRYISPDWWALPATAPEWQRVESIPDEELWRIHDRAKVQMVLYVRERLRRAWEERGASQAEILKTREVLDPEALTIGFARRFATYKRANLFISHPERLLKMLADRQRPIQFVFAGKAHPKDHPGKDMIRDIIHFAKEQGLERQIVFVPNYDIHTARLMVAGCDVWLNNPRRPREASGTSGMKAAMNGVPNLSTLDGWWAEADYVTTGWPIGRGEEYTDTQVQDELEANALYQILEEDVLPLYYQRDQEGLPRGWLNKMKASIRINTPFFNTERMVQEYAQHAYFPVSDRWARLSAQGYVKAQALAQWKARLFQHWYEIKIQDVTAQSPKEVRVYEPIGVTARIYLGELTPAEVQVQLYQGEVDATGNIPVGQVVPMTCPGQQGDGYYAYTGEISYASSGLQGFAVRLLPHHPDLSNPLELGLIHWGN
- a CDS encoding metal ABC transporter permease, with protein sequence MAMIWDWITAPLQYEFMVKALLVSGFVGMVCGVLSCYMTLKGWALMGDAVAHSVTPGVVLAYVFNFPLAVGAFIFGVGSVLLIGWIQSQTRIKEDTVIGLVFTGFFALGLVLISKTPSNVDFLHILFGNLLGIPTSDVIQTVVIGLFTLAVIFVLKNDLLLFCFDPTHARSIGIDINWLYYVLLTLLSLTIVVALQAVGIVLVVAMLVTPGATAYLLTDRFDRMLILAIFSGLGSSVLGTYLSYYLDASTGGCIVLVQTLVFLLVMVFAPKYGLWRRRV
- a CDS encoding metal ABC transporter ATP-binding protein, producing the protein MPQMMSVDIENVTVNYHDKVALHGVNLSLQPGSIVGLVGMNGSGKSTLFKTIMGLIAPTIGRVTIEGLPIRLAQKRGRVAYIPQTEQVDWQFPVSVQDVVLMGRYGYMNWLRIPRPVDRRIVQDSLLRVDMLALKDRQIGELSGGQKKRAFLARALAQQANILLLDEPFNGVDVKTEQTMIKLLMELRRFGHTILVSTHDLSSVSTFCDQTIFINQTILAYGATQEVFTPENLSRTFGGYCPPNSNIH
- a CDS encoding metal ABC transporter substrate-binding protein, translating into MIMKSRGVKMGMRGWWVLGALLGLWGCQGNPTPPQAQEKVVLTTFTVLADMTRQVAGEKVRVESITKPGAEIHGYEPTPMDITRAQNANLILENGLGLERWAERFYTNLRNVPQVTLSKGITPIPIQEGSYKNQPNPHAWMSPQLALIYIENIHQALVNLDPENEAIYTQNAQKYQQEIQQLDQKLRQSLSVIPASQRVLVSCEGAFSYLTQDYNLKEIYLWPINAEQEGTPQQIRNTIDQVRASQVPVVFCESTVNDQAQKQVAKEAGVTFGGVFYVDSLTPATGAAPTYLQLLEHNVNTLTQGLQQNKRS